In Rhizophagus irregularis chromosome 12, complete sequence, a single window of DNA contains:
- a CDS encoding Ribonucleoside-diphosphate reductase large subunit, producing the protein MFVFKRDGRKERVAFDKITARINKLCYGLDLNFVDPVAVTQKVISGVYQGVSTVELDNLAAETAAYMTTKHPDYAVLAARIAVSNLHKETKKVFSNVVEDLYNYINPKTGKRASMISEKTYNIVMNNSEKLNSTIIYDRDYKYNYFGFKTLERSYLLRIGGKVAERPQHMLMRVAVGIHGDDIEAAIETYNLMSEKFFTHASPTLFNAGTPRPQLSSCFLLTMKDDSIEGIYDTLKTCAMISKTAGGIGVNIHNIRATGSYIAGTNGYSNGIIPMLRVYNNTARYVDQGGNKRPGAFAIYLETWHPDIFDFMDLKKNTGKEEVRARDLFYALWVSDLFMKRVESNDNWSLFDPAEAPGLMDVWGDEFEKLYESYERQGLARKVVKAQKVWTAILESQIETGTPYMLYKDSCNRKSNQQNLGTIKCSNLCTEIVEYSSPDEVAVCNLASIALPMFVENKTSYDFKRLHEVTKVITRNLNKIIDINYYPVEEARRSNFRHRPIGIGVQGLADTFLAMRIQFDSLRAKELNKQIFETMYHGALEASCELSQKFGPYESYQGSPVSKGILQYDMWNVEPTDLWDWNLLKQKISEHGVRNSLLLAPMPTASTSQILGFNECFEPYTSNIYQRRVLAGEFQIVNPWLLKDLVDLGLWNDQMKNKIIADNGSVQKVNGIPDELKALYKTTWEISQKVIIDMAADRGAFIDQSQSLNIHIAEPTKAKLTSMHFYGWKNGLKTGMYYLRTKPAADAIKFTVDQLSLKEIETTEPSDNSRNKNSTSDAAIACSIENKENCLMCSG; encoded by the exons ATGTTTGTCTTCAAGAGAg ATGGTCGTAAAGAACGCGTTGCTTTTGATAAA ATTACTGCGCGTATTAACAAATTATGTTATGGCCTTGATTTAAACTTTGTTGATCCAGTAGCTGTCACTCAAAAG GTCATTTCAGGAGTTTATCAAGGTGTTAGCACTGTTGAATTAGATAATTTGGCTGCAGAAACGGCCGCGTATATGACGACTAAACATCCGGACTATGCCGTCCTTGCTGCTCGTATTGCTGTTTCTAATCTTCATAAAGAaactaaaaaagttttttccaATGTTGTTGAAgatctttataattatataaatccgAAAACAGGGAAACGCGCGTCAATGATTTCTGaaaaaacttataatattGTGATGAACAATTCGGAAAAACTTAATTCTACGATCATTTATGATAgagattataaatataattattttggatTTAAAACTCTTGAAAGATCTTATCTTTTACGAATAGGTGGAAAAGTTGCCGAGCGTCCCCAACATATGCTTATGCGCGTAGCGGTTGGGATTCACGGAGATGATATCGAAGCTGCTATTGAAACTTACAATCTGATGTCAGAAAAGTTCTTTACTCACGCATCTCCGACTTTGTTTAATGCTGGCACACCTAGACCTCAACTTTCGAGTTGTTTTCTTTTAACTATGAAAGATGATTCAATAGAGGGAATCTATGATACTTTGAAAACATGCGCAATGATTTCTAAGACTGCAGGTGGTATTGGTGTGAACATTCATAACATTCGTGCGACAGGATCTTATATTGCTGGAACAAATGGTTATTCAAATGGAATTATTCCTATGTTACgcgtttataataatactgcTAGATATGTTGATCAAGGAGGAAACAAACGTCCGGGCGCGTTTGCTATTTATTTAGAAACGTGGCATCCtgacatttttgattttatggatttaaaaaaaaatactggaaAAGAAGAAGTTCGTGCACGGGATTTATTTTATGCACTTTGGGTTTCGGATCTTTTTATGAAAAGGGTTGAATCAAATGATAATTGGAGTTTATTTGATCCGGCTGAAGCTCCTGGTTTAATGGATGTTTGGGGTGATGAATTTGAA aaattatatGAATCATATGAGCGTCAAGGACTTGCGCGAAAGGTCGTTAAAGCTCAGAAAGTCTGGACAGCAATTCTTGAATCCCAGATCGAAACGGGTACACCATATATGCTCTACAAAGATTCTTGTAATCGTAAATCTAATCAACAAAATCTTGGTACAATCAAATGTAGTAATTTGTGTACAGAGATTGTTGAATATTCGAGCCCGGATGAAGTTGCTGTATGTAACTTGGCTAGTATAGCATTGCCCATGTTTGTTGAAAATAAAACTTCGTATGATTTCAAGCGTTTACACGAG GTTACAAAGGTAATAACTCGcaatcttaataaaataatcgatataaattattatcccGTTGAAGAAGCCCGCAGATCCAATTTCCGTCATCGCCCAATTGGTATCGGTGTTCAAG gattggCAGATACTTTCCTTGCTATGCGTATTCAATTTGATTCTTTACGCGCAAAGGAACTGAATAAGCAAATATTTGAGACAATGTATCATGGTGCATTAGAAGCATCATGTGAACTATCACAAAAATTCGGCCCGTATGAGTCGTATCAAGGATCACCGGTTTCCAAAGGCATTTTACAATACGATATGTGGAATGTTGAGCCTACTGATTTATGGGATTGGAATTTgttgaaacaaaaaatatcagaACATGGTGTACGAAATTCATTATTGCTCGCACCAATGCCTACTGCATCTACTTCCCAAATATTGGGCTTTAATGAATGTTTTGAACCTTATACGAGCAACATTTACCAACGACGTGTTCTCGCTGGCGAATTTCAAATTGTTAACCCTTGGTTATTGAAAGATTTGGTAGATTTGGGTCTGTGGAACgatcaaatgaaaaataagATAATTGCAGACAATGGAAGCGTTCAGAaag TTAACGGAATTCCTGACGAACTCAAAGCATTATATAAAACTACATGGGAAATATCGCAAAAAGTTATTATTGATATGGCGGCCGATCGTGGTGCTTTTATTGATCAATCTCAAAGTCTTAATATTCATATTGCGGAACCGACTAAAGCAAAGTTAACTAGTATGCATTT TTATGGATGGAAGAATGGGCTGAAAACAGGCATGTATTATCTAAGAACAAAGCCCGCTGCGGATGCCATCAAA TTTACTGTTGACCAATTGTccttaaaagaaattgaaacaACTGAACCTTCTGATAATTCTCGAAATAAAAATTCGACTTCCGACGCTGCTATTGCATGTTCAATCgagaataaagaaaattgtCTTATGTGTagtggttaa